One Alkalicoccus halolimnae DNA segment encodes these proteins:
- a CDS encoding ATP-binding protein — MMRESQMTAAADEKMNIQDHINEIGDKQGAHILYMFDDEERYMDHAVDYIAEGILKKQKIIVVESKSFLGKLKDKLLEKGLPLQKLKKITYVENDELYSSASDFNASNSYENLLNLLEPNFAGNDATRIWGQVLVQGNAISELRKYECACDDLLGEKHVISVCSYNALTCSSFIQNEMLKVHEYFMTDEQIVKSPLYSEDYLLEFAEADKKKLKKIEQDYEKIKEKNNKLLLEHHQLQMAKRNAEKANRTKSIFLSQMSHDLRTPLNSISGFTQILLEEEQMSGKSLSMLNRINDSSNHLLELIKEILDFSAIEAGNIRLNVKPIPVKTLLEECISAISFEEHSNVDIVVEPMDEDLYIEADHMRIKQVINNLLTNALKYNTDNGKIRIYTSRGQNRLKLNVEDTGIGIPEQEIDMLFKAFYRSKRNMQQWKGSGLGLAIVSKLTKEMDGLYGAYNNEGKGATFWVSFKSMEKEQVVLFEGENRMKEVIEPVPSQEKKVLYIEDQPENLELIEAVLKSVEGASLSAAETGREGIQAAAEHSPDLILLDLGLPDIDGREVLSSLKEEEATRDIPVIVISADANDSTVEDMSRRGCVEYITKPVQLQELKKKLSVSLQVR, encoded by the coding sequence ATGATGAGGGAATCACAGATGACCGCTGCCGCAGATGAAAAAATGAATATTCAGGATCATATAAATGAAATTGGAGACAAACAAGGTGCTCACATCCTCTATATGTTTGATGACGAGGAACGATATATGGATCACGCTGTCGATTATATAGCCGAAGGCATTTTAAAAAAACAGAAGATTATTGTTGTAGAGTCCAAATCCTTTCTGGGAAAGCTGAAAGATAAACTGCTTGAAAAAGGACTTCCTCTACAGAAACTGAAAAAAATCACATACGTCGAAAACGATGAGCTGTATTCGTCGGCAAGCGATTTTAATGCTTCTAACTCCTATGAGAACCTGTTGAACCTCCTGGAACCGAACTTTGCCGGAAACGATGCGACAAGGATCTGGGGTCAGGTTTTAGTTCAGGGGAATGCGATCAGCGAATTGAGAAAATACGAGTGCGCCTGTGATGACCTTCTCGGGGAAAAGCATGTAATCAGCGTCTGCTCGTATAATGCTCTGACATGTTCCTCCTTTATTCAAAATGAAATGCTTAAAGTTCATGAATACTTTATGACGGACGAACAGATCGTCAAATCTCCCCTCTACAGCGAAGACTATTTATTGGAGTTTGCCGAAGCAGACAAAAAGAAGTTAAAGAAAATCGAGCAGGACTATGAAAAAATAAAAGAAAAAAATAATAAACTGCTTCTCGAGCACCATCAGCTTCAGATGGCTAAAAGAAATGCCGAAAAAGCGAATCGGACGAAGAGTATTTTTCTATCGCAGATGAGCCATGATTTACGTACGCCGTTAAACTCTATTTCCGGATTTACCCAGATTCTTCTGGAAGAAGAGCAAATGAGTGGAAAGTCTTTATCGATGCTGAACAGAATCAATGATTCCTCCAATCATTTACTGGAATTAATAAAAGAAATTCTTGATTTTTCTGCTATTGAAGCTGGAAATATCCGTTTAAATGTAAAGCCTATTCCAGTTAAAACGCTTCTGGAAGAATGCATTTCCGCTATTTCCTTCGAGGAACATTCCAACGTCGATATCGTGGTAGAACCTATGGATGAGGATTTGTATATCGAGGCCGATCACATGCGGATAAAGCAGGTAATCAATAATTTACTGACGAACGCCCTTAAGTACAACACGGATAATGGAAAAATACGCATCTACACGTCAAGAGGGCAGAACAGACTAAAGCTGAATGTGGAAGATACAGGGATCGGGATCCCGGAACAGGAAATAGACATGTTATTCAAGGCTTTCTACCGCAGTAAACGAAACATGCAGCAGTGGAAAGGTTCCGGCCTCGGCCTCGCGATTGTTTCGAAGCTGACAAAAGAAATGGACGGCTTGTATGGAGCGTATAACAACGAAGGAAAAGGCGCTACGTTCTGGGTCTCTTTCAAAAGCATGGAAAAAGAACAGGTTGTCTTGTTTGAGGGTGAAAACAGGATGAAGGAAGTTATCGAGCCTGTCCCTTCACAGGAGAAAAAAGTCTTATATATTGAAGATCAGCCGGAAAACCTAGAGCTGATTGAAGCGGTGCTGAAAAGTGTTGAAGGAGCTTCCTTATCAGCTGCTGAAACCGGCCGGGAAGGAATCCAGGCAGCAGCGGAACACAGCCCGGACTTAATACTGCTCGACCTTGGTCTCCCGGATATAGATGGCAGGGAAGTCCTTTCCAGTCTGAAAGAAGAGGAGGCAACAAGAGATATACCTGTTATTGTTATCAGCGCTGATGCGAATGACTCTACGGTTGAAGACATGAGCAGACGGGGCTGCGTGGAATATATTACAAAACCTGTTCAGCTTCAGGAATTAAAGAAAAAGCTGTCTGTATCGTTACAGGTTCGGTAA
- a CDS encoding sensor domain-containing protein yields the protein MDNLIDYQQLANQLDDEVSILKVEERNRYQYVFLNDKAAEKNSPDNPINKTLQEILPVSEWEKIQGSYKEAVSTGKPVVFIQYREESVEETKLSLITNSKDGSKYLLSVTRDITEEKHQERKIRFLENNDPITKLPNKSLLESRLATSIQISREKKSLTALLYIYVDGFQSVHDYLGHSSSVDQLLIEAIGRINGCFEGHQTLARTGSQGFSLLISDIPQHETAVTCAKSIIKSLEEPFHYNQHTFQLTSSIGITYYEGSGETSVEELLKQAELAMYMVKRRYKNHYVVYKEEMQQMIQQQINIGGDIQQALNEEDFFLEYQPIVDMRTNRIKSVETLVRWDHATIGTLYPVQFISLAEKTGLIVPLGEWVLREACTQLKKWQDQGFTDFNITVNVSTFQLQKMESFYEMVQKILKETGVPAENLEMEITETIFMENIEALFVIVEKLSDLGIKISIDDFGTGYSSMSVLKYLPVHTIKIDQSFLRNESDGVKNRAVIKSISGLAKDLRIKTVIEGIENEEQLALALKEGCHLLQGHYFFPPSSVEDVTAYINEKTILIT from the coding sequence TTGGATAATCTAATCGACTATCAGCAGCTGGCCAATCAATTGGATGACGAGGTATCTATTTTAAAAGTAGAAGAGCGGAACCGTTATCAATATGTTTTCCTTAATGACAAAGCCGCTGAAAAAAACAGCCCCGACAATCCGATAAACAAAACCCTTCAGGAGATCCTGCCTGTTTCCGAATGGGAAAAAATACAAGGGTCTTATAAGGAGGCTGTTTCCACTGGAAAGCCGGTTGTCTTTATTCAGTACAGAGAAGAGAGCGTCGAAGAGACAAAGCTTTCTTTAATTACCAATTCAAAGGATGGTTCAAAATACCTCCTCTCTGTTACGAGAGACATTACAGAAGAAAAACATCAGGAAAGAAAAATCAGATTTCTTGAAAACAACGATCCAATAACTAAGCTGCCTAATAAATCTCTATTGGAAAGCAGGCTCGCCACATCTATCCAGATTTCCAGAGAGAAAAAATCTCTGACGGCTCTTCTTTATATTTATGTTGATGGTTTTCAAAGCGTGCACGATTATTTAGGACATTCTTCCTCAGTCGACCAGCTTTTAATAGAAGCGATCGGCCGTATTAACGGGTGTTTCGAAGGCCATCAGACGCTGGCACGAACAGGAAGCCAGGGGTTTTCCCTGCTCATCTCGGATATTCCACAGCACGAAACCGCAGTTACCTGTGCGAAATCCATTATCAAAAGTCTGGAAGAACCGTTTCACTACAACCAGCACACCTTTCAGCTGACAAGCAGTATCGGCATTACTTATTATGAGGGCAGCGGAGAAACGTCTGTAGAAGAACTGTTGAAACAGGCGGAGCTTGCAATGTATATGGTGAAAAGACGGTATAAAAATCATTACGTTGTTTACAAAGAAGAAATGCAGCAGATGATCCAGCAGCAGATTAATATCGGCGGCGATATCCAGCAGGCCTTAAACGAAGAAGACTTCTTCCTCGAATATCAGCCAATTGTCGATATGAGAACCAATCGCATTAAGAGTGTGGAAACTCTTGTCCGCTGGGATCACGCGACGATTGGCACCCTTTATCCTGTCCAGTTTATTTCTCTGGCTGAAAAGACGGGCTTAATCGTCCCGCTTGGTGAGTGGGTTTTAAGAGAAGCCTGCACTCAGTTGAAAAAGTGGCAGGATCAAGGTTTCACCGATTTCAATATTACTGTCAATGTCTCTACCTTTCAGCTTCAAAAAATGGAAAGCTTTTATGAAATGGTTCAGAAAATCTTGAAAGAAACAGGCGTTCCAGCTGAAAATCTGGAAATGGAAATTACCGAAACCATCTTCATGGAAAACATTGAAGCACTCTTCGTCATCGTCGAAAAATTGAGTGATCTCGGCATTAAAATTTCCATCGATGATTTCGGTACGGGCTACTCTTCAATGAGTGTATTGAAGTATCTCCCGGTCCATACGATAAAAATTGACCAGTCATTTTTAAGAAATGAATCGGACGGAGTTAAAAATCGGGCTGTGATCAAATCGATCAGCGGTCTTGCCAAAGATCTGCGGATAAAAACTGTTATTGAAGGTATTGAAAACGAAGAGCAGCTTGCTCTTGCATTAAAAGAAGGCTGTCATCTCCTGCAGGGCCACTATTTTTTCCCTCCTTCTTCTGTGGAAGACGTCACTGCTTATATTAATGAAAAAACTATCCTTATTACCTGA
- a CDS encoding LytR/AlgR family response regulator transcription factor yields MMKKRKVIIAEDDTNSSEILQEFLKKAADFEIVGVVENGEELIELNFNLKPDVALVDIGLPVLDGMKAVKECIKTNPSLQYIFTTAYEEFAVEAFDISAVDYIVKPIKKIRLYEALEKIKPSISSEKSPAESSVSKNKKLIVKTSTALQVIDTDTIVFIEKMNRKTFIHTRETTYESNETLENYSKMLKDNFFSSHRSFLINLNFVSQIISDGETYFIYFQDFSKYAHVSKLKYLELVERLKQ; encoded by the coding sequence ATGATGAAGAAAAGAAAAGTAATTATTGCAGAAGACGATACTAATTCATCGGAAATTCTCCAGGAATTTTTAAAAAAAGCTGCAGATTTCGAAATTGTCGGCGTGGTAGAAAACGGAGAAGAACTAATAGAATTGAATTTCAACCTTAAACCGGATGTAGCTCTTGTCGATATCGGTCTTCCGGTGCTCGATGGCATGAAGGCGGTCAAAGAGTGTATTAAAACAAATCCTTCTCTTCAATATATATTTACGACAGCTTACGAAGAATTTGCAGTGGAAGCTTTCGATATCTCCGCCGTAGATTATATCGTTAAGCCTATTAAAAAAATACGGCTTTATGAAGCGCTGGAAAAAATAAAACCCTCAATTTCTTCAGAAAAATCACCGGCAGAGTCCAGTGTCAGCAAAAATAAAAAATTAATCGTTAAAACAAGTACTGCTCTGCAGGTTATAGATACAGATACAATAGTTTTCATTGAAAAAATGAACCGGAAAACCTTTATCCATACTAGAGAGACGACATACGAAAGTAATGAAACACTCGAGAATTATTCGAAAATGCTGAAAGATAACTTTTTTTCCAGTCATCGATCTTTCCTTATAAATTTAAATTTTGTATCTCAGATAATCAGTGACGGCGAAACCTATTTCATATACTTTCAAGATTTCAGTAAATATGCGCACGTGTCAAAGCTCAAGTACCTGGAACTTGTGGAAAGATTAAAGCAGTAA
- the cobA gene encoding uroporphyrinogen-III C-methyltransferase — translation MKGFVSFVGAGPGDVELITAKGLRRLRKADVVLYDRLVNPRLLRFTKETCEFIYCGKLPTKHVMPQETINKTLKDKALAGHQVVRLKGGDPAVFGRVGEEASALKRKEVEYEIVPGITSSLAAASYAGIPVTHRNHSASITLRTGHSVEKSSTVPQDKEGHGDTIAYYMGVKNLGYHCEELVKDGFSPDTKAAVIEWATTGKQRTVTGTITTIEEEVKKTGIQNPAMTIIGDVVGLREELQWFEAKRLFGKRILVAKSSSAESSLEQHFLELGAEAYAFPALKLEKKNLASTSLQSVKKADALLFQSPESVTILLEQFYAEGFDVRDLPRNIYCLSEKTKRVLQNAGLKSEKINESGEGMLVVGYEKEEISSPGGEILTTHAVKLDNRFRIIDERMLEEEWETVVFPSAASVDWFLHVRNLYGMLNLSHLRFACLGETVKKYAQAHGFSILDEQVQQELEMWKNSSFHPVR, via the coding sequence ATGAAAGGATTTGTTTCGTTTGTGGGTGCAGGCCCAGGCGATGTGGAACTAATAACAGCTAAAGGACTGCGCCGTCTCCGGAAGGCAGATGTTGTTCTATACGACCGGCTCGTAAATCCGCGTCTGCTCCGATTTACAAAAGAGACGTGCGAATTTATATACTGCGGCAAGCTTCCGACAAAACACGTTATGCCTCAGGAAACGATCAATAAAACGCTTAAAGATAAGGCGCTTGCAGGCCACCAGGTAGTAAGGTTAAAAGGGGGAGATCCTGCTGTTTTTGGGCGGGTCGGGGAAGAAGCGTCTGCTTTGAAACGGAAAGAAGTAGAGTATGAAATTGTTCCCGGCATTACCTCAAGCCTTGCAGCAGCAAGTTATGCCGGTATACCGGTTACACACCGGAACCATAGTGCAAGTATTACGCTGCGAACCGGTCATTCCGTCGAGAAAAGCAGTACCGTTCCTCAGGATAAAGAGGGGCACGGCGATACAATCGCCTACTACATGGGTGTGAAAAATCTCGGCTATCACTGTGAGGAACTAGTGAAAGACGGGTTTTCACCCGATACGAAAGCCGCGGTCATTGAATGGGCTACAACCGGTAAACAGAGAACTGTAACAGGAACGATTACGACGATCGAAGAGGAAGTAAAGAAGACCGGCATTCAAAATCCGGCAATGACAATTATTGGCGATGTCGTCGGACTGAGGGAAGAGCTCCAGTGGTTTGAAGCGAAGCGGTTGTTCGGGAAACGAATTCTCGTTGCCAAATCTTCCTCAGCAGAAAGCAGTTTGGAGCAGCATTTCCTTGAACTTGGGGCGGAAGCGTACGCTTTTCCCGCTTTGAAGCTGGAAAAAAAGAATCTGGCTTCGACCTCTCTTCAGAGCGTCAAAAAGGCGGATGCTCTTTTATTTCAGTCTCCGGAAAGTGTGACAATTTTACTCGAACAGTTTTATGCGGAAGGATTTGATGTCCGTGATCTTCCACGGAACATTTATTGCCTTTCCGAAAAAACGAAGCGTGTCCTCCAGAATGCGGGGCTGAAATCGGAAAAGATAAACGAGTCAGGCGAAGGGATGCTGGTTGTCGGTTATGAAAAAGAGGAGATCTCTTCACCAGGAGGAGAGATACTGACTACTCACGCCGTGAAACTGGATAATAGATTCAGGATAATAGATGAGCGTATGCTCGAAGAAGAATGGGAAACGGTCGTATTTCCGAGCGCAGCTTCAGTAGACTGGTTCCTGCATGTCCGGAACTTGTACGGGATGTTGAATCTCAGTCATTTGCGGTTTGCCTGTCTTGGAGAAACGGTAAAAAAATATGCGCAGGCACACGGCTTTTCCATATTAGACGAACAAGTGCAGCAGGAACTGGAAATGTGGAAAAACAGTTCTTTCCATCCGGTCCGGTAA
- a CDS encoding SDR family oxidoreductase, with amino-acid sequence MTKTIFITGAGTGLGKGTALGLAKEGHHVIASVENHPQVTSLRQEAKEAGVKMEVFKMDITNPEDQIRMERYDFDIFVANAAINEGGPLGEVPMSAFREIFEVNVFSTLETARIAAAKFVEKQEGKIVFMSSMAGVMASGYKGLYAASKHALEAIAKSLSEEMKEFNVKVATINPGPFDTGFNDRAAEEKWEWFDKEVHYTSPEKMQENDKGLDSQFPAEDMIAEMVRIIPKDSHKFRTAYPQKTADSMRQEEQENWEKEM; translated from the coding sequence TTGACTAAAACAATTTTTATTACCGGAGCCGGAACCGGGCTCGGCAAAGGAACGGCGCTCGGATTAGCAAAAGAAGGGCATCACGTCATTGCTTCGGTGGAAAACCATCCGCAGGTCACTTCTCTCCGCCAGGAAGCGAAAGAAGCAGGAGTGAAGATGGAAGTGTTTAAAATGGACATTACCAATCCGGAAGATCAGATCCGTATGGAACGGTACGACTTCGACATCTTCGTAGCCAATGCGGCTATAAATGAAGGCGGACCGCTCGGAGAAGTGCCGATGTCGGCTTTTAGGGAAATCTTTGAAGTAAATGTTTTCAGTACGCTGGAAACGGCACGGATTGCCGCAGCTAAGTTTGTGGAAAAGCAGGAAGGGAAAATCGTCTTCATGTCTTCTATGGCAGGTGTTATGGCTTCCGGCTATAAAGGGCTTTACGCAGCTTCGAAACATGCGCTTGAAGCGATAGCTAAATCATTGAGTGAAGAAATGAAGGAATTTAACGTGAAAGTGGCGACGATCAATCCGGGACCTTTCGATACAGGCTTTAACGACCGCGCTGCAGAAGAAAAATGGGAATGGTTTGATAAAGAAGTTCACTACACTTCTCCGGAAAAAATGCAGGAGAACGACAAAGGTCTCGACAGCCAGTTTCCTGCAGAAGATATGATCGCCGAAATGGTAAGAATCATACCGAAAGATTCCCACAAGTTCCGGACTGCCTATCCGCAGAAAACAGCGGACAGCATGCGGCAGGAAGAACAGGAAAACTGGGAAAAAGAAATGTAA
- a CDS encoding DMT family transporter, which produces MTEEENIKKAPSVGLLLTISIIAISFAAIFVKWSDAPATIISMYRMYLACLLLLPIVIIKRKQLFLLKRKDWLILSISGVFLALHFALWFGSLKLTTVASSTIILALQPVVALIGGFLVYKERTNLFTVATIGISFIGIVMIGIGDLGLSRAAVIGDILSFLSVIAIVAYLLIGQSTVRKISHWIYSFCVFLIAGVSLTVYNVIAQVPLGGYPYEEWQIFVLLAVFPTLAHVIYNLLLNYVNTSTISMSILGEPVGATILAIFLLGETVTILQTVGGSFVLLGVYLFLRR; this is translated from the coding sequence GTGACTGAAGAAGAAAATATAAAAAAAGCCCCTTCCGTCGGATTATTATTAACGATTTCCATTATCGCCATTTCATTTGCGGCGATCTTCGTTAAATGGTCGGATGCACCTGCCACTATTATTAGTATGTACCGCATGTATCTAGCCTGTCTGCTGCTTCTTCCAATCGTTATTATCAAAAGAAAGCAGCTGTTTCTGCTCAAAAGAAAAGACTGGCTCATTCTAAGTATTTCCGGGGTTTTCCTGGCACTGCACTTTGCGCTCTGGTTCGGATCATTGAAGCTGACGACGGTGGCGAGTTCAACCATTATCCTCGCTTTGCAGCCAGTTGTAGCTTTAATTGGCGGTTTCCTTGTTTATAAAGAAAGGACAAATTTGTTTACAGTGGCGACGATAGGGATTTCTTTTATTGGTATAGTCATGATTGGGATAGGGGATCTGGGGTTAAGCCGGGCGGCTGTTATCGGGGACATTTTATCTTTTCTGAGTGTCATCGCAATTGTAGCTTACCTGTTGATCGGTCAGTCTACTGTGAGAAAGATTTCTCACTGGATTTACAGCTTCTGCGTCTTTTTGATTGCGGGTGTTTCATTGACGGTCTACAATGTTATTGCTCAGGTACCTCTCGGAGGCTATCCCTACGAGGAGTGGCAGATTTTTGTGCTTCTGGCTGTTTTCCCGACACTTGCTCACGTCATTTATAACCTATTATTGAATTACGTAAATACATCCACGATATCGATGAGTATATTAGGGGAGCCAGTAGGCGCAACGATTCTCGCTATTTTTCTATTGGGAGAGACAGTGACCATTCTTCAGACTGTCGGCGGTTCCTTTGTTCTGCTGGGCGTTTATCTGTTCCTTAGGAGGTAA
- a CDS encoding VOC family protein, with the protein MITGINPYLITNGNGAEAVAFYKEILGAEVLALMTFAESPEQPETPMTEEEKSMIMHAHLKVGSADIMLSDSPAGMPCTSGDNTAIAVHTDSAEHAEHLYSHLKSGGHELMKIQKTFFSSMYGVVTDRFGVTWHVAAPETE; encoded by the coding sequence ATGATTACTGGAATAAACCCTTATCTTATTACAAACGGTAATGGAGCAGAAGCAGTAGCTTTTTATAAGGAAATTCTCGGAGCTGAGGTACTTGCGCTGATGACATTTGCAGAATCTCCGGAACAGCCGGAAACCCCTATGACAGAGGAAGAAAAAAGTATGATTATGCACGCTCACCTTAAAGTGGGCAGCGCGGACATTATGCTTTCTGACAGCCCTGCCGGCATGCCCTGCACGTCAGGAGATAATACAGCAATCGCTGTTCACACAGACAGTGCTGAACATGCGGAACATCTTTATTCCCACCTTAAAAGCGGCGGCCATGAGTTAATGAAGATCCAGAAAACTTTTTTCAGCTCTATGTACGGAGTTGTCACCGACCGGTTTGGAGTGACTTGGCATGTAGCAGCACCGGAGACAGAATAA
- a CDS encoding VOC family protein, whose product MGISTQKIVPSLWFDSQAEEAAKFYCSIFEDSAVTKTRYYGESGPGPAGSVMVVEFELEGQPFIGLNGGPHFTFNPAVSFTIHCSSQEEVDYYWNKLLVGGREDQCGWLQDQFGLSWQVVPDALTEMLQDENAEKAQAAMQAMLQMKKIIIADVEKSYKEAG is encoded by the coding sequence ATGGGAATTTCCACGCAAAAGATTGTCCCGTCCCTCTGGTTTGACTCTCAGGCGGAAGAAGCTGCGAAGTTTTACTGTTCCATTTTTGAGGATTCTGCCGTTACGAAAACAAGATATTACGGCGAAAGCGGTCCAGGTCCTGCCGGAAGCGTAATGGTCGTGGAATTTGAACTCGAAGGTCAGCCTTTTATCGGATTAAACGGTGGTCCGCACTTCACCTTCAACCCCGCCGTGTCGTTTACCATTCACTGCAGCAGCCAGGAAGAAGTTGACTATTACTGGAACAAACTGCTGGTCGGAGGACGGGAAGATCAGTGCGGGTGGCTGCAGGATCAATTCGGCTTATCCTGGCAGGTTGTCCCGGATGCTTTAACAGAGATGCTGCAGGACGAAAATGCTGAAAAAGCTCAGGCAGCCATGCAGGCAATGCTACAGATGAAAAAGATAATCATTGCAGATGTGGAAAAATCCTATAAGGAAGCGGGATGA
- a CDS encoding DNA-3-methyladenine glycosylase produces the protein MKPLSKEFYEQKTLVLAESLLGKLLVKETNEGTTAGRIVETEAYRGPMDQAAHSFQNKRTKRTEVMFGPSGYAYTYVMHTHCLFNVVSAEEGFPEAVLVRAVEPYAGRELMFERRGKHHKESNLTSGPGKLTKAMGISMEDYGSSLNSGKLFIADGPKPQAVSTGPRVGIPNSGDAKAYPWRFWERSNRFVSK, from the coding sequence ATGAAGCCATTATCGAAAGAATTTTATGAACAGAAAACGCTTGTTTTAGCGGAAAGCTTACTGGGGAAACTTCTCGTAAAAGAAACGAACGAAGGAACGACAGCAGGGAGAATCGTGGAGACAGAAGCTTATCGGGGGCCTATGGATCAGGCGGCGCACAGCTTTCAGAACAAACGGACGAAACGAACAGAAGTAATGTTTGGTCCCAGCGGTTATGCCTACACGTACGTCATGCATACGCACTGCCTGTTTAACGTTGTCAGTGCGGAGGAGGGCTTTCCGGAAGCGGTGCTTGTCCGTGCTGTTGAACCATACGCTGGCAGGGAGTTAATGTTTGAAAGACGGGGGAAGCACCATAAGGAGAGTAATTTAACGAGCGGCCCCGGAAAGTTGACGAAGGCTATGGGAATCTCAATGGAGGATTACGGCAGCTCTTTAAATTCAGGTAAGCTGTTTATTGCCGACGGACCGAAGCCGCAAGCTGTTTCTACAGGACCAAGAGTCGGTATTCCGAACAGCGGAGATGCAAAGGCGTACCCGTGGCGGTTCTGGGAAAGGAGCAATCGGTTTGTGTCCAAGTAG
- a CDS encoding sugar phosphate isomerase/epimerase family protein, translating to MKHIPLAIQLYSLREETEKDFTGTLKKAADLGYEGVEFAGYGGLKASELKKVLEDLGLKAAGTHVQLDDLEQDLDNIIAYQKEINNGHIICPFLPEELRKDKASYEDTAKRLNRVGKVCAEHGMTFSYHNHDFELDSKEGEVPLHLLLREEYVNAELDIYWLQKAGEDPLQWMKQYKKKTKLLHLKDMTTDGRQDFAELGTGGIDLEAVMTQGKEGNLDWFIVEQDVSHIGALKSAEVSINYLKENFK from the coding sequence ATGAAACATATTCCACTGGCGATTCAGCTTTACAGTCTGAGGGAAGAAACAGAAAAAGATTTTACCGGAACATTGAAAAAAGCAGCCGATTTAGGCTATGAAGGAGTCGAGTTTGCCGGCTATGGCGGACTGAAGGCTTCCGAACTGAAAAAAGTATTGGAAGATCTCGGATTAAAGGCAGCTGGAACTCACGTGCAGCTGGATGATCTGGAGCAGGATCTTGATAATATTATTGCTTACCAAAAAGAAATCAATAACGGGCATATTATTTGTCCGTTTCTCCCAGAGGAACTTCGTAAAGACAAGGCTTCCTACGAAGACACAGCGAAGCGCCTTAATCGCGTAGGTAAAGTATGTGCAGAGCATGGGATGACGTTCAGCTATCATAATCATGATTTTGAACTCGACAGTAAAGAAGGGGAAGTGCCCCTGCATCTGCTTTTAAGAGAAGAGTACGTTAACGCTGAACTCGACATCTACTGGCTGCAGAAAGCCGGTGAAGATCCTCTTCAATGGATGAAACAGTATAAGAAGAAAACAAAGCTGCTTCATTTAAAAGATATGACGACAGACGGCCGTCAGGATTTTGCGGAGCTTGGTACCGGCGGCATTGATCTGGAAGCGGTAATGACACAGGGAAAGGAAGGAAACCTCGACTGGTTCATCGTGGAGCAGGATGTGTCTCATATCGGAGCGTTAAAAAGTGCGGAAGTGAGTATTAACTACTTGAAAGAAAATTTTAAATAA
- a CDS encoding NADH:flavin oxidoreductase, which translates to MNQKVLFTPSKIKNKTLANRFIVAPMTRISAEKDGRANETMQHYYERYAKGGYSAVISEGIYLDESYSQGYYNQPGLANDEHTNAWKPVVKAVQDKGALMIAQLMHAGGQSQGNIYTGETIAPSTAAPKGEQLGFYGGYGSFQTPQSAQDEDLKQIKKAFVQSALRAKEAGFDGVELHGANGYLLDQFLTDYLNYRKDAYGGTVENRLRLILEVIDEVRAAVGESYIIGIRMSQIKVTDSDHKWADGEKEAEAIFSALGNTSLNYVHVTDGDGSAPAFGENSRTLAEAAKVFGKLPVIANGGLGTPEKAAAVIGNDEADFISLGTSALANPDLPNKVEKEKRLQEFDFEKTLLPQAEIKEHELNQQLVK; encoded by the coding sequence GCTGAGAAAGACGGACGGGCCAATGAAACAATGCAGCATTATTACGAACGTTATGCCAAAGGAGGCTACAGCGCCGTTATTTCTGAAGGTATTTATTTGGACGAAAGCTACAGCCAGGGCTATTACAATCAGCCGGGACTCGCAAATGACGAGCATACAAATGCTTGGAAACCTGTCGTAAAAGCGGTGCAGGACAAAGGAGCTTTGATGATTGCTCAGCTGATGCACGCCGGCGGGCAAAGTCAGGGCAACATTTATACCGGGGAAACTATCGCTCCATCTACAGCAGCTCCAAAAGGCGAGCAACTCGGCTTTTACGGAGGATACGGGTCCTTTCAAACTCCCCAATCCGCTCAGGATGAAGATTTAAAGCAGATAAAAAAAGCTTTCGTTCAAAGTGCGCTTCGGGCAAAAGAAGCAGGTTTTGACGGCGTTGAACTTCACGGAGCCAATGGCTATCTGCTGGATCAATTTTTGACCGATTACTTGAATTACAGAAAAGATGCTTACGGTGGTACTGTCGAGAACCGGCTCCGCCTCATCCTTGAAGTCATTGATGAAGTTCGAGCGGCTGTTGGCGAGAGCTATATAATCGGTATTCGGATGTCCCAGATAAAGGTGACAGATTCAGATCATAAATGGGCAGACGGGGAGAAAGAAGCGGAAGCCATTTTTTCTGCTCTTGGAAATACTTCTCTTAATTATGTTCACGTTACGGATGGTGACGGCTCTGCTCCGGCATTCGGCGAAAACAGTCGTACGCTTGCTGAGGCAGCCAAGGTATTTGGAAAACTGCCTGTAATTGCTAACGGCGGACTTGGTACTCCTGAAAAAGCGGCCGCAGTTATCGGAAATGATGAGGCAGATTTCATCTCTCTAGGGACCAGCGCTCTTGCTAATCCCGATCTGCCAAACAAAGTTGAGAAAGAAAAGCGGCTGCAGGAATTTGACTTTGAAAAAACTCTGCTTCCACAGGCAGAAATAAAAGAACATGAACTGAATCAGCAACTGGTGAAATAA